One Pichia kudriavzevii chromosome 3, complete sequence genomic window carries:
- a CDS encoding uncharacterized protein (PKUD0C04720) has product MYVDLNKVKQKTIPPQSYRILFDKETLYHYCNLILDEYNSKKVSLVLFKNDLQWGPRDSNASIYLHPFQYNHKWHLALGFKDINKIILVNCQGNIDKVSSFPIEASLEIKSFVLFFKHKLSKSALKYPANFIEYFEPPSNFNSINLLSVVLTFCLDPITLTNCFCNPNASPRKFDISQVSPVIDNIDLEFRSNYLFMIEEKLKEKRNLEFKLLDEQRRKHKEQLARIDEQRRHREREELERKEKLQREIQEREKAYREKLERERQIREQQRIEIERQEMLAIESRIQAQNKDYGRTAKSEDENENANKNEVASGTENIVKRRKLDPRPLGTVDAPFEINDLEDSDGKEDEERQYEEYLLAKKEVTPEPPNRVNNSVNDNNFNVGPNSIREDTNKLKLEKKEVLGELFTEEISNEYFQKVKDLTLFGEGKKFDKMFEFIHSLSYNRITNPAAFGKNGKLERPPITVQKSLMVTYKRRMKQEFDESQLHQMLETNYENQIIPLIFENGSIFLVNIRHTEGINCIVKVACISNRVSRSEREIMKNYAFRRLIEIYVAKYNRLVIKIYCNIICVRSASFYKIAMQSICTLHYILWRNKFNVSSVKPRNEALDSYISFFENMLTCTSQGDLFKAELNLKRLIKYVLQNNE; this is encoded by the coding sequence ATGTATGTTGATTTGAACAAGGTCAAACAAAAGACTATTCCACCTCAAAGTTATCgtattttgtttgataaGGAAACACTATACCATTACTGTAATTTGATATTGGATGAAtacaattccaaaaaagtCAGTTTGgttttattcaaaaatgatTTACAATGGGGGCCAAGGGATAGCAATGCTTCTATTTATCTGCACCCTTTCCAATACAATCATAAATGGCATCTAGCTTTAGGattcaaagatatcaataaaatcatATTGGTCAATTGTCAAGGTAATATAGATAAAGTTTCAAGTTTCCCCATTGAAGCTTCTTTGGAGATCAAGTCATTTGTATTGTTCTTCAAACacaaattatcaaaatctgCTCTTAAATATCCTGCAAATTTTATTGAATACTTTGAACCTCCCTCTAATTTCAATTCCATCAATTTGTTGTCTGTGGTTTTAACGTTTTGTCTGGATCCTATTACCCTAACAAATTGTTTCTGTAATCCTAATGCTTCACCGAGGAAGTTCGATATATCCCAAGTATCACCAGTTATTGATAACATTGATTTAGAATTTAGGTCTAACTATTTGTTTATGATTGAGGAAAAACTAAAGGAAAAGCGAAATTTAGAGTTTAAATTGTTGGATGAACAACGTAGAAAGCATAAGGAACAACTTGCCCGAATTGATGAGCAGCGTAGGCATCGTGAGAGAGAGGAGCTTGAACGTAAGGAGAAGCTCCAAAGAGAAATACAGGAGAGGGAGAAAGCATATAGGGAGAAGCTGGAAAGGGAGAGGCAAATTAGGGAGCAACAGAGAATCGAAATAGAAAGGCAAGAAATGCTTGCCATTGAATCTAGAATCCAAGCGCAAAACAAAGATTATGGAAGAACAGCTaaaagtgaagatgaaaatgaaaatgcgAATAAAAATGAGGTGGCATCTGGTACAGAAAACATTGTCAAACGAAGGAAGTTAGATCCACGGCCATTGGGGACTGTGGACGCCCCGTTTGAAATAAACGATTTAGAGGACAGTGACGGGAAGGAGGATGAAGAGAGGCAATATGAAGAATATTTACTGGCGAAGAAGGAGGTTACTCCCGAACCGCCTAATAGAGTCAATAATAGTGTTAACGATAATAACTTTAATGTTGGCCCCAATAGTATCAGAGAGGACACAAATAAACTGaagcttgaaaaaaaagaggttTTGGGAGAACTATTTACAGAAGAAATCTCAAatgaatattttcaaaaagttAAGGATTTGACTTTATTCGGAGAAGGTAAGAAGTTTGACAAAATGTTTGAGTTTATTCATAGTCTCTCTTACAATAGAATAACAAATCCAGCGGCATTTGGCAAGAACGGCAAATTGGAGAGGCCACCAATAACAGTTCAGAAGTCGCTTATGGTCACGTACAAGAGGCGGATGAAACAGGAATTCGACGAGTCACAACTGCATCAAATGCTGGAAACGAACTACGAAAACCAAATAATCCCCCTGATTTTCGAAAACGGaagtatttttttggtcAATATCAGACATACAGAAGGGATCAATTGTATTGTCAAAGTAGCATGCATCTCCAACAGGGTGAGTAGATCTGAACGtgaaataatgaaaaactATGCATTTAGAAGACTCATTGAGATCTACGTTGCTAAATACAACAGGCTTGTTATTAAAATCTACTGTAATATTATCTGTGTTCGGTCAGCTTCTTTTTACAAAATTGCAATGCAGTCAATTTGTACTTTGCATTATATCCTTTGGA